In a genomic window of Candidatus Poribacteria bacterium:
- the groES gene encoding co-chaperone GroES has protein sequence MALVPLGDRILVKRSDNDEQMTSGGIIIPDTAKEKPQEGEVVAVGNGRILDSGDRQPVDVEVGDLVLFAKYGGTEVTYDNIEYLILREDDILAKVN, from the coding sequence ATGGCACTTGTACCCCTTGGCGATAGAATTCTCGTCAAACGTTCAGATAACGACGAGCAGATGACCAGTGGCGGGATTATCATCCCGGATACCGCGAAGGAAAAACCGCAGGAAGGCGAAGTGGTTGCCGTTGGTAACGGTCGTATACTCGACAGCGGTGATCGGCAGCCCGTTGATGTGGAAGTGGGCGACTTGGTGCTTTTCGCCAAATATGGCGGCACCGAAGTTACGTATGACAATATCGAATATCTCATCTTGCGCGAAGATGATATCTTAGCCAAGGTTAACTAG
- a CDS encoding sulfite exporter TauE/SafE family protein, producing MIVVPMFAHFRSARNVIGLMLLLLFSTDVFSLRHYWKRWHRESVTRLILGSVLGIVLASLILKDISDVHLKKVIGGIACLFAVLEFLRPYWQPLLGNSGEPTDTALEFKRWQGLLAGVFAGAFSTLAHMGGLVVVMYLLPQRLCNAAFVATTTATYFSLNLIKIPFYYQLDLFSFEILVEAIALLPFIGLGVLTGISLNNRVSERLFSKIVLFFLFATGIHLLLG from the coding sequence ATGATCGTCGTCCCGATGTTCGCGCACTTCCGCAGCGCACGGAACGTCATTGGACTCATGCTCCTGCTACTCTTTTCAACGGATGTCTTCTCACTCCGGCACTACTGGAAACGATGGCACCGCGAAAGCGTCACACGCCTCATCCTCGGTTCTGTCCTCGGTATCGTCCTCGCAAGCCTGATTTTAAAAGACATCTCCGATGTTCATCTCAAGAAGGTGATCGGCGGCATCGCGTGTCTCTTTGCAGTGTTGGAGTTCCTGCGTCCGTACTGGCAACCGTTGCTCGGTAATTCGGGGGAACCGACCGACACAGCACTCGAATTTAAAAGGTGGCAAGGGCTGCTCGCTGGCGTGTTTGCCGGGGCGTTTTCTACGCTCGCACACATGGGTGGACTCGTTGTCGTTATGTATCTCCTTCCACAACGTTTGTGTAACGCCGCCTTCGTCGCGACAACAACCGCTACCTATTTCTCACTCAATCTTATCAAAATCCCGTTCTATTACCAACTCGATCTTTTCTCTTTCGAGATTTTAGTTGAAGCTATCGCACTCCTACCGTTCATCGGACTCGGTGTGCTAACAGGTATCTCACTGAACAATCGTGTGTCAGAACGCCTCTTTTCAAAGATCGTCTTGTTCTTCCTATTCGCTACAGGCATACATCTACTTTTGGGTTGA
- a CDS encoding Gfo/Idh/MocA family oxidoreductase, which produces MSLKWGVLGAGSVAQRRAMPAIKKADGAELHALLSRDTTRAERLAHEHGATNAYTTVDALLSDDALNAIYVSTPVHLHAEQVIAAAERGLHVLCDKPMALTPEACTEMIAACDANGVHLQVCFLFRFHSCFQQIRTWIDEGRFGQLVHGRMPFLKQYQLAPDEWRAQPEEGGGGCFMDLGPHSVDLLRYLIGEVNAVSAFYNSATEGIRVEETGGIFMRFDNGAQAFTDLSFSVPQCDIVLELYGTEGSVWVYNDDGWKLKTYFAGEQQLISSQYEDLYQCQFEHFAACVQQGASPITTGFDGLRANEILTAAYRSGETGQVEPCPATK; this is translated from the coding sequence ATGAGCTTAAAATGGGGCGTGCTGGGTGCCGGGAGCGTTGCACAACGGCGGGCGATGCCAGCCATCAAAAAAGCGGACGGCGCGGAACTTCACGCGCTGCTCTCACGCGATACCACACGCGCAGAACGACTCGCACATGAACACGGCGCAACCAACGCCTATACCACCGTTGATGCACTTCTCTCAGACGACGCACTCAATGCAATTTACGTCTCAACCCCCGTCCACCTACACGCCGAACAGGTCATCGCTGCAGCCGAACGCGGCTTGCACGTGCTTTGTGATAAACCGATGGCACTCACGCCAGAGGCGTGCACGGAGATGATCGCCGCTTGTGATGCCAACGGTGTACATCTCCAAGTCTGTTTCCTATTCCGATTCCATTCCTGTTTTCAGCAGATCCGAACATGGATAGACGAAGGACGCTTCGGGCAGCTCGTGCATGGACGCATGCCGTTCCTGAAACAGTATCAACTCGCGCCCGACGAATGGCGTGCGCAACCCGAAGAGGGGGGCGGCGGATGCTTCATGGATCTCGGGCCCCACAGTGTAGACCTACTCCGCTATCTTATCGGCGAGGTGAATGCTGTCAGTGCATTCTATAACAGCGCAACCGAAGGCATCCGTGTTGAAGAAACTGGGGGTATCTTCATGCGTTTTGATAACGGCGCGCAGGCGTTTACAGACCTCAGCTTCTCCGTCCCGCAGTGCGACATAGTTTTGGAACTCTATGGGACAGAAGGCAGTGTCTGGGTCTACAACGACGACGGTTGGAAACTGAAAACCTACTTTGCTGGTGAACAGCAGTTGATCTCCTCGCAATACGAGGACCTATATCAGTGCCAGTTTGAGCATTTCGCAGCCTGTGTGCAACAAGGAGCATCGCCAATCACTACAGGATTTGATGGGTTGCGTGCAAACGAAATACTCACCGCCGCCTACCGTTCCGGGGAAACCGGTCAAGTGGAGCCATGTCCTGCTACGAAATAG
- the rpsU gene encoding 30S ribosomal protein S21 — MVQVEVSVDSGEAFDRALARFKKMCGKAGIVTEIKKRSFYEKPSEKRRRIEMKRQRKVKPRRMGERPQYYNGGSGGGSGGGNGSR, encoded by the coding sequence ATGGTTCAAGTAGAAGTGAGTGTAGACTCAGGTGAAGCGTTTGATCGCGCTTTGGCACGTTTTAAAAAGATGTGCGGTAAAGCCGGTATCGTTACAGAAATTAAAAAGCGGAGTTTCTATGAGAAACCGAGCGAAAAACGGCGTAGGATTGAGATGAAACGGCAGCGGAAAGTCAAACCCCGCAGAATGGGTGAGCGTCCGCAGTATTATAACGGCGGTAGTGGCGGCGGTAGTGGCGGCGGTAACGGTTCCCGCTAA
- a CDS encoding putative dsRNA-binding protein → MADLAPDEASENYKGLLIQYCQERGMQQPTYTETQHGPADAPCWLVKVSYGNHVHETPEPVPGSKKFAHQIASQQVLAEINSRRESFLAGDTAGTIPSPAPEENGAPASVPIEVPMPLVSSALTIANERLTTSQPSRYRTLTDAEFSEKLSKLTLQIVRSLLERAEKDQVTFR, encoded by the coding sequence ATGGCAGATTTGGCACCTGACGAGGCTTCGGAAAATTACAAAGGACTTTTGATTCAATATTGCCAAGAACGGGGAATGCAGCAGCCGACGTATACCGAGACACAACACGGTCCGGCGGATGCGCCTTGTTGGCTGGTGAAGGTATCTTACGGTAACCACGTCCATGAGACCCCAGAACCCGTCCCCGGTTCAAAAAAGTTTGCACACCAAATCGCGTCGCAGCAAGTATTAGCTGAAATCAATTCACGGCGTGAAAGTTTTTTGGCAGGTGATACGGCGGGAACAATTCCTTCACCTGCGCCAGAAGAAAATGGTGCGCCTGCGTCTGTGCCGATCGAAGTGCCTATGCCGCTCGTGTCGAGTGCGTTGACGATTGCCAATGAACGGCTTACGACATCGCAACCCTCGCGATATCGGACGCTTACAGATGCCGAATTTTCGGAAAAACTCTCTAAATTGACATTACAGATTGTCCGAAGCCTGCTTGAGAGAGCAGAGAAGGATCAGGTCACATTTCGGTAG
- the groL gene encoding chaperonin GroEL (60 kDa chaperone family; promotes refolding of misfolded polypeptides especially under stressful conditions; forms two stacked rings of heptamers to form a barrel-shaped 14mer; ends can be capped by GroES; misfolded proteins enter the barrel where they are refolded when GroES binds), with amino-acid sequence MAAKQLAFDEEARSAIKQGVDKLADAVKVTLGPKGRNVVLDKKFGAPTITKDGVTVAKEVELEDAYENMGAQMVKEVSSKTSDDAGDGTTTATILAQSIYREGLKNVAAGHNPMALKRGIEKAVETVVNSISGLSKEVSEKTEIAQVAAISANNDNDIGELIADAMEKVGKDGVITVEEAKSLETTLDVVEGMQFDRGYLSPYFITDADRMEAVLEDVDILIHEKKISSLQDLRPVLERTAQQGRPLLIIAEDVEGEALATVVVNKIRGTLRCAAVKAPGYGDRRKAMLEDIAVLTNGRVISEDLGINLENVTANDLGTAKSIRIDKDNTTIVEGEGTTEAIQGRIDQIRRQIEDTTSDYDREKLQERLAKLAGGVAVINVGAATEVEMKEKKARVEDAMHATRAAVEEGVVVGGGVALVRAQEALDSLELSDPTEAVGASIVRRALEDPLRQIAKNAGQEDSVVIAKVKDEGGNIGYDAYEDRFIDMFEAGIPDPAKVVRVALQNAASIAGLMITTETLIAELPEAEAPAPPMPPGGDMY; translated from the coding sequence ATGGCAGCAAAACAACTGGCGTTTGATGAAGAAGCAAGGAGCGCTATTAAACAGGGCGTTGATAAACTCGCCGACGCTGTTAAAGTCACGTTGGGCCCAAAAGGACGGAACGTCGTGCTGGATAAAAAGTTCGGCGCGCCCACGATCACCAAAGATGGTGTTACCGTCGCCAAAGAGGTCGAACTTGAAGATGCCTACGAAAATATGGGCGCGCAGATGGTCAAAGAGGTATCGTCTAAAACGAGCGACGATGCTGGAGATGGTACCACTACCGCGACGATCCTCGCCCAATCGATCTATCGCGAGGGCTTGAAAAACGTCGCCGCCGGACACAACCCGATGGCACTCAAACGCGGCATTGAAAAAGCCGTTGAGACTGTCGTCAACTCAATCTCTGGCTTGAGCAAAGAGGTCTCTGAGAAGACCGAAATCGCCCAAGTCGCCGCGATCTCCGCAAATAACGACAACGATATCGGTGAACTCATCGCTGATGCTATGGAGAAAGTCGGAAAAGATGGAGTGATTACCGTCGAAGAAGCAAAAAGCCTCGAAACGACACTGGATGTCGTTGAAGGTATGCAGTTTGATCGCGGCTATCTCTCACCTTACTTTATCACGGATGCCGATCGGATGGAAGCCGTCTTAGAAGATGTAGATATCCTCATCCACGAAAAGAAAATCAGTAGCCTTCAAGACCTCAGACCTGTCTTAGAGCGGACTGCGCAACAGGGGAGACCGCTGTTGATCATCGCCGAAGATGTCGAAGGTGAAGCGCTCGCTACTGTTGTCGTCAACAAGATTCGCGGAACACTCCGTTGTGCGGCTGTTAAGGCACCCGGATACGGCGACCGACGCAAAGCCATGCTCGAAGACATCGCTGTCTTGACGAATGGACGCGTCATCTCCGAAGACCTCGGGATTAACCTCGAAAACGTCACCGCGAATGACCTCGGCACTGCCAAAAGTATCCGTATTGACAAAGACAACACGACGATTGTTGAAGGTGAAGGCACAACCGAAGCCATTCAAGGGCGTATTGATCAGATCCGTAGACAGATCGAAGACACAACATCCGACTATGACCGCGAGAAATTGCAGGAACGCCTCGCAAAGCTTGCTGGTGGTGTCGCCGTGATTAATGTCGGTGCCGCAACGGAAGTCGAGATGAAAGAGAAGAAAGCCCGTGTTGAAGATGCAATGCACGCCACACGCGCCGCCGTTGAGGAAGGCGTTGTCGTTGGCGGTGGTGTCGCACTCGTGAGAGCCCAAGAGGCACTTGATTCGCTCGAACTCAGTGATCCTACTGAAGCCGTTGGTGCTTCGATTGTCCGTCGGGCACTTGAAGACCCACTTCGTCAAATTGCGAAGAACGCTGGACAGGAAGACTCCGTCGTCATCGCAAAGGTCAAAGACGAAGGCGGGAACATTGGCTACGATGCCTACGAAGATCGGTTTATTGACATGTTTGAAGCGGGTATCCCCGATCCTGCTAAGGTCGTACGGGTCGCGTTGCAAAACGCAGCCAGCATCGCAGGTTTGATGATCACCACCGAAACGCTCATTGCTGAACTGCCTGAAGCGGAAGCACCGGCACCGCCGATGCCGCCGGGTGGTGACATGTATTAG